CAGGCCAATCGTTTTTAGCCTCTTTTCCAGAAAATACCCCAAAAACGGCATCTTACTTGTTAAGCCTGAAAAAAAAGGAAAACAATTTAATTCCTAATCGCCTGTAATAAAGCAGGGGCCCAGGCTACTAACACTGGTACACCAGTGAACCTGTAGAAAGCGGCATTTTAGGCCAGGAAAATCATAGAAGGGAAAGGCTCTGGCAACGCTCAACATTCTCCAGAATTAGGGCAGCCAGATGGATTTTCTTATATTTATTCCTAGAATATTTTAGCGCCTCTTCAGTCACGGCTACAAAAGCACCTTTTATTTCCAATACAAACCCAAATACAACCCTATGTTTTCAAAGAAGCATTTTTTCGTTGCGGCAGCAGCGGCCATGCTCTCTTCTACCGCAGCGCAGGCGCAGAAGGTAGAGTTCACAGAGTATGATTTACCCAATGGCTTACACGTGATTCTGCACCAGGACAAGTCTGCCCCCGTGGTGGCGGTGTCCGTGATGTACCACGTGGGCTCTAAAAACGAACAGGTAGGCCGTTCTGGCTTCGCGCACTTCTTTGAGCACTTATTGTTTGAGGGTTCTGAGAACATCAAGCGCGGCGAATTCATGAAACTGGTGTCCAGCAACGGCGGCCAGAACAACGCCAACACCTCGCATGACCGCACCTTCTATTATGAAGTGTTCCCAAGCAACCAGTTAAAACTAGGCTTGTGGCTGGAAAGCGAAAGAATGCTGCACCCGGTCATCAATGAAGTGGGCGTGAAAACCCAAAACGAAGTGGTGAAAGAAGAGAAGCGCATGCGCATTGACAATAGCCCGTATGGCCAGTTCGCGAATGCCATCTTCAAAAATCTGTTCTCTAAGCACCCGTACCGCTGGCAGCCCATCGGGTCCATGGAAGACCTGGACGCCGCCAAGCTTTCTGAGTTTCAGGCGTTCTTCAAGAAATTCTACGTGCCTAACAACGCCGTCCTTTCCATTGCCGGAGACATTGACATAGCCCAGACCAAAGACCTGGTAGCCGCTTATTTTGGGTCAGTACCTAAAGGAGAGCCGGTGGTGTACCAAAAAGTAGAGGAAGCGCCTATCACGCAAATGAAAGTAGATACGGCGTATGACTCTAACATTCAGATTCCGGCTATCATGTCAGCGTACCGCGTGCCGGGCATGAACACCAAAGACTCTAAAACCATGCAGATGATTTCTTCTATCCTGTCAGGCGGTGCCAGCTCTAAGCTGTACAAGAAGATGGTAGATGAGAAGAAGAACGCCTTGCAGGTTGCGGCCTTCAACTTCGCGTTAGAAGACTACGGTGCTTATATCACGCTGGCCTTGCCTAATAACAACACGCCCTTGAACACACTTTTAGCTGATATTGACGCTGAGGTAACTAATCTGCAGAACAACCTCATCTCTGAGGAGGATTACAAGAAGATTCAGAACCAGTTTGAGAACCAGTACGTGACGGCCAATTCCAGCATGCTGGGTGTGGCAGAAAACCTGGCCAGCGGCTATACTTTCTATAACAAGGACACCAACAACATAAACCAGGAGTTGGAGACCATCAGAAGCATTACGCGCCAGGACATTCAGAATGCGGCTAAGAAATACCTGCAGCCAAATTCACGCGTGGTGTTGTATTACCTGCCAACACCAGCCAAAAGCGCTAACTAATTTCAAAAGTATTTTGCCGCCTCCAAGCTCTTAGGGCTGGGTGAGGCGGCTTAAACAAGAACATACCATGAAGAAATATATTTTGATTGCCGCCAGTGCTTTGTTGCTGTTCAGTGCAGAGGCGCAGGTGAAAGTAGACAGATCCAAAAAGCCAGCCGCGGGTCCGGCGCCGGTCATCACCTTAAAAGACCCGGTTACCTTTAAATTGAAGAACGGCATTACGGTGTTGGTGGTAGAAGACCACAAGCTGCCCAAAGTGTCTGCTTCTTATTTCATTGACGCAGGTCCCATCACCGAAGGCGCCAAAGCCGGTGTGGTAGGCTTGATGGGCCAGATGCTCAATGAAGGCACCAAGGACATGACCAAGGCGCAGTTTGATGAGGCCGTGGACAAGATGGGCGCCGATGTAGGACTTTCGGCCTCGGGCGGAAGCGCCTCTGCCTTGACCCGTTATTTTAACGAGGCGTTTGCCTTGATGGGCAAGGGCTTGAAGAACCCGGCGTTCACGCAGGAGTCGTTTGACAAGTTGAAGTCGCAGACCTTGACCGGCATGAAGAGCGACGAGAAGAACGTGAAAGCCATCTCGGGCCGCGTGGTAAATGCCTTAACCTATGGTAAAACGCACCCAAGCGGTGAGTTTGCCACCGAGGAAAGCATCAAAAACCTGACCCTAGCCGATGTAAAAGCGGCGTACGCCAAATACATCACCCCGTCTAGAGGTTACTTGACCATCATTGGAGACATCAAACCAGATGCCGCCAAGAAACTAGCCGAATCTGTGTTAGGTGATTTGAAAGGCCCGGCCCTGACTTTGCCTAAACTGGCTGCGGTGCCCAACCCAGCCAAGACCGAGATCAATGTAGTGGACATGTCTAACGCGGTGCAGTCTGAAATCACGGTGACCAACCTGGTAGACCTGAAGATGAACAACCCAGACTACTTCCCGGTGCTGTTGGCTAATCAGATTCTAGGTGGTGGTTCTGAAAGCCGCCTGTTCAACAACCTGCGCGAGAAGCACGGTTTTACATACGGTGCCTACTCTAGCATAGGGTCAGGAAGGTTCCAGACGGATTTCTCTGCTTCTGCCTCTGTGCGTACCGCTAAAACGGACAGCGCCGTGGTGGAATTCATCAATGAGATCAACAAACTGCGCAATGAGAAAGTATCTGATGAGGAACTGGCCAGCGCCAAAGCCTTGTACAATGGTTCTTTTGCCTTGGGCTTAGAGAACAAAGGCCTGACGGCTTCTTTTGCCCGCAACATCTTAATCAATGACCTACCCAAGGACTTCTACAGAACCTACCTGCAGCGCGTGAATGCGGTTACTAAGGAGGACATCCAGCGCGTGGCTCAGAAGTATTTCAACAGCACCAACACCCGCGTGGTAGTGGTGGGCAACGCGTCTCAGATGCTGGACAACCTCAAGAAACTGAGCTACCCGGTTAAACAGTATGACACCTTCGCCAATGCTATTGCTGCGGGTGCCTCTGCGGCGGCCACGGCCAATGTAAAAGCGGTAGATGTGTTCAACAACTACATCAAAGCCTCTGGCGGCGAAGCCGAACTGAGAAAGGTGAAAACCATTCTAGCCAACATGACCATGAACATGCAGGGGGCCAGCCTGGCCGTAGAAGCCAAATACATGGCTCCTAACCTGGAAGCCATGACCATGACCATGGGCGGCCAGCCCGTGGTGAAAACCAGGTTCAACGGTACTACCGGTTACCAGGAGCAGATGGGCCAGAAAAAGGAAATGACCGCAGA
The nucleotide sequence above comes from Nibribacter ruber. Encoded proteins:
- a CDS encoding insulinase family protein; the protein is MKKYILIAASALLLFSAEAQVKVDRSKKPAAGPAPVITLKDPVTFKLKNGITVLVVEDHKLPKVSASYFIDAGPITEGAKAGVVGLMGQMLNEGTKDMTKAQFDEAVDKMGADVGLSASGGSASALTRYFNEAFALMGKGLKNPAFTQESFDKLKSQTLTGMKSDEKNVKAISGRVVNALTYGKTHPSGEFATEESIKNLTLADVKAAYAKYITPSRGYLTIIGDIKPDAAKKLAESVLGDLKGPALTLPKLAAVPNPAKTEINVVDMSNAVQSEITVTNLVDLKMNNPDYFPVLLANQILGGGSESRLFNNLREKHGFTYGAYSSIGSGRFQTDFSASASVRTAKTDSAVVEFINEINKLRNEKVSDEELASAKALYNGSFALGLENKGLTASFARNILINDLPKDFYRTYLQRVNAVTKEDIQRVAQKYFNSTNTRVVVVGNASQMLDNLKKLSYPVKQYDTFANAIAAGASAAATANVKAVDVFNNYIKASGGEAELRKVKTILANMTMNMQGASLAVEAKYMAPNLEAMTMTMGGQPVVKTRFNGTTGYQEQMGQKKEMTAEEIKEKAAITGLFEQLDYVKNPAFKAEVKGMEKVNGSDAYKVQVTYPTGKTKTEFYDVASKLLVKSEEATTANNMTVNNSTEYGDYKKVGNILYPHSITLTVSAAGQQQVLDMKAQSVKLNEGVTAADFN
- a CDS encoding M16 family metallopeptidase, with the protein product MFSKKHFFVAAAAAMLSSTAAQAQKVEFTEYDLPNGLHVILHQDKSAPVVAVSVMYHVGSKNEQVGRSGFAHFFEHLLFEGSENIKRGEFMKLVSSNGGQNNANTSHDRTFYYEVFPSNQLKLGLWLESERMLHPVINEVGVKTQNEVVKEEKRMRIDNSPYGQFANAIFKNLFSKHPYRWQPIGSMEDLDAAKLSEFQAFFKKFYVPNNAVLSIAGDIDIAQTKDLVAAYFGSVPKGEPVVYQKVEEAPITQMKVDTAYDSNIQIPAIMSAYRVPGMNTKDSKTMQMISSILSGGASSKLYKKMVDEKKNALQVAAFNFALEDYGAYITLALPNNNTPLNTLLADIDAEVTNLQNNLISEEDYKKIQNQFENQYVTANSSMLGVAENLASGYTFYNKDTNNINQELETIRSITRQDIQNAAKKYLQPNSRVVLYYLPTPAKSAN